From Treponema primitia ZAS-1, a single genomic window includes:
- a CDS encoding ParA family protein, producing MGRVYVFVNQKGGVGKTTSAISLGAYLAEEGKSVLLVDFDSQANLSSGVGAAAVKPGVYELISGTASIEEVIRPTETPNLSVIPASIDLSGAAVELIEQDDRDYFLKKALAPVRNSYDFILIDCPPSLGVLTINGLVSADAVLIPMQCEYFALEGLTLLLQTIKRIQKRLNPGLEIGGLFFTMYDSRTRLAQEVVSQVSAYFKQKVFTTIVPRNVRLSEAPSHGQPISRYDPQSSGGKAYKSLAEEVIRRSKLGVSGEGVNRGA from the coding sequence ATGGGTAGAGTATACGTTTTTGTAAATCAAAAAGGGGGGGTCGGCAAGACCACCTCCGCTATCAGTCTCGGGGCCTACCTTGCGGAAGAGGGGAAGTCGGTACTCCTGGTGGACTTTGATTCCCAGGCGAATCTTTCCAGCGGAGTGGGGGCTGCTGCGGTTAAGCCCGGGGTGTACGAGCTTATTTCCGGTACCGCATCCATAGAAGAAGTTATACGGCCCACGGAAACCCCGAACCTTTCGGTGATCCCCGCCAGCATCGACCTTTCCGGCGCTGCGGTGGAGCTTATCGAGCAGGACGATAGGGATTATTTCCTGAAAAAAGCCCTGGCGCCGGTACGGAACAGCTATGATTTTATCCTGATCGATTGTCCCCCTTCTCTGGGGGTGCTTACCATAAACGGCCTGGTATCCGCCGATGCGGTGCTTATCCCCATGCAGTGCGAATACTTCGCCCTGGAGGGGCTTACCCTGTTGCTGCAAACCATCAAGCGTATCCAGAAACGGCTCAACCCGGGCCTGGAAATTGGGGGGCTCTTTTTTACCATGTACGATTCCCGGACCCGATTAGCCCAGGAGGTGGTAAGCCAGGTGAGCGCCTATTTTAAGCAGAAGGTTTTTACCACCATAGTCCCCCGAAATGTCCGGCTTTCCGAGGCGCCCTCCCATGGTCAGCCCATTTCCCGTTACGATCCCCAAAGTTCCGGCGGCAAGGCGTATAAGAGTCTTGCCGAAGAGGTAATCCGCCGGAGTAAGCTCGGTGTTTCCGGTGAAGGGGTTAACCGTGGGGCCTAA
- a CDS encoding Cof-type HAD-IIB family hydrolase has protein sequence MTSIQMLAIDLDDTLLRSDLTISFRTRNAIRKAEAQGCVVVLASGRIPSAMEHFARLLGLHKRPGYLICNNGTMIQESHTGKLIYEAKIPPKTALVAYDLAAAEGFPVQLYEDDIMYISRPNEFADYDQKLTGLRQVVVENFRAMVGNGCYKLLIPGDPMTLKPLENILQTYIGSEVTIFTSKPYFLEILPHNVDKGASLAKVAEVLGIPQSAVLAIGDSMNDEAMIRWAGIGVAMANGDDRIKDIAAMVTNKSNDDDGVADLIERYILGKEALPKPAGA, from the coding sequence ATGACATCCATACAAATGCTTGCCATTGATTTAGACGATACCCTGTTACGGTCAGATCTGACCATTTCCTTTCGTACCAGGAACGCTATCAGAAAAGCGGAAGCCCAGGGATGTGTGGTGGTTCTGGCTTCAGGCCGGATCCCTTCGGCCATGGAGCACTTTGCCCGGCTTTTGGGGCTCCACAAACGGCCCGGGTACCTAATCTGCAATAACGGTACCATGATCCAGGAAAGCCATACGGGAAAACTCATCTACGAAGCCAAGATCCCCCCAAAAACTGCGCTTGTGGCTTACGATCTGGCGGCGGCGGAGGGCTTTCCGGTGCAGCTCTACGAAGATGATATCATGTATATCTCCCGGCCTAATGAATTCGCCGATTACGATCAAAAACTAACCGGGCTTAGGCAGGTAGTGGTAGAGAATTTCCGGGCCATGGTGGGTAACGGCTGCTATAAACTGTTAATTCCCGGGGATCCCATGACCCTTAAACCCCTGGAAAACATCCTGCAAACCTATATAGGCAGCGAAGTGACCATTTTTACCAGCAAACCCTACTTTCTGGAAATACTTCCCCATAATGTTGATAAGGGGGCAAGCCTGGCAAAGGTGGCGGAAGTCCTGGGCATCCCCCAGAGCGCAGTGCTGGCCATTGGGGATTCCATGAACGATGAGGCCATGATACGCTGGGCCGGCATCGGGGTCGCCATGGCTAACGGTGACGACCGGATCAAGGATATCGCCGCCATGGTTACCAATAAATCCAACGATGATGACGGTGTGGCGGATCTGATAGAACGGTATATCCTGGGAAAAGAAGCCCTTCCAAAACCCGCCGGCGCCTAA
- a CDS encoding septal ring lytic transglycosylase RlpA family protein, whose product MKQINRIFVVFFILAAFNTLQAQDITDLTVDPFNGTNGYTGSTSLSGVGDYDLSVISPDAAPAGISPEYIPAPQSGLRNSAFRQEGIASWYGTEFEGHPTASGEIFNPAQLTAAHPNLPFGTMLKITNIQNNRQVTVRVNDRGPFVNTRIIDVSRAAAEVLDILGTGTAPVVVELAGEAAITAPQAPPILSEPWIAPIPAPAQPPMAAAQPAVPPTVVDPNAAVVRPGIPPFGTDKRYRIQVGAYKVTRNAVDTFDRVKDLGIEPSYERHDDLYRVVIGGIRAEDIQTLAGRLGTAGFREILVREE is encoded by the coding sequence ATGAAACAGATTAACCGGATTTTTGTAGTATTCTTTATTTTGGCGGCGTTTAATACGCTCCAGGCCCAGGATATCACTGATTTGACCGTGGATCCCTTTAACGGGACCAACGGCTATACCGGAAGTACCAGCCTTTCCGGAGTCGGCGATTACGATTTAAGCGTTATTTCCCCCGATGCCGCGCCGGCAGGCATTTCCCCGGAATATATCCCGGCGCCCCAAAGCGGCCTGAGAAACTCCGCTTTCCGTCAAGAGGGAATCGCTTCCTGGTACGGTACGGAATTTGAGGGTCATCCCACTGCATCGGGGGAGATCTTCAATCCCGCCCAGCTGACCGCAGCCCACCCCAATCTACCCTTCGGTACCATGTTAAAGATAACCAATATTCAGAATAACCGTCAGGTAACGGTACGGGTTAACGACCGGGGACCCTTTGTAAACACCCGGATCATCGATGTATCCCGGGCAGCGGCGGAAGTGCTTGACATACTCGGTACGGGAACCGCCCCGGTGGTGGTAGAACTGGCAGGAGAAGCGGCCATAACGGCGCCTCAGGCGCCGCCCATATTGTCCGAACCCTGGATTGCCCCCATTCCCGCTCCCGCCCAGCCTCCTATGGCAGCGGCACAGCCGGCTGTACCACCTACGGTGGTTGACCCCAACGCTGCAGTAGTTAGGCCGGGGATACCGCCCTTCGGGACAGACAAACGGTACCGCATCCAGGTAGGGGCCTATAAGGTTACCAGAAATGCGGTGGACACCTTTGATCGCGTAAAAGACCTGGGAATTGAGCCATCCTATGAACGGCATGACGACCTTTACCGGGTGGTGATTGGGGGTATACGGGCGGAAGATATTCAGACCCTGGCAGGAAGACTCGGTACCGCCGGATTTCGTGAAATTCTTGTTCGGGAAGAATAA
- a CDS encoding co-chaperone GroES yields MKVTPLADRVMVKLEKNEAKTAGGIIIPDTAQEKTQTGLVVAIGDDKDVIKVKAGDKVMYDKYAGTQVKIDGIEHLILKMADIIAIIG; encoded by the coding sequence ATGAAGGTAACGCCTTTGGCCGACAGGGTCATGGTTAAGCTGGAAAAGAACGAGGCAAAGACTGCCGGAGGGATTATCATTCCCGATACCGCCCAAGAAAAGACCCAGACCGGGTTGGTGGTAGCAATAGGGGACGATAAGGACGTGATCAAGGTTAAGGCTGGCGATAAGGTCATGTATGACAAATACGCCGGAACCCAGGTTAAGATTGACGGGATCGAACATCTTATCCTTAAGATGGCCGATATAATCGCCATCATCGGATAA